The Deinococcus humi genome has a segment encoding these proteins:
- a CDS encoding phage tail tube protein has translation MSEFAAFAAEGSTPESASTDKLEVAFRPAGVGALVWVQVPILGEVKLTPAGNIATFDAYADDADGAFQYAAKTGVAWTISFTTAATEKNATVNTLIETALKSGSGANIGARITRASGAKYSGEVVLSEPDPMSGARAIANTAFKGTGTGKLHYDAPAA, from the coding sequence ATGTCCGAATTTGCTGCATTTGCCGCCGAAGGTAGCACCCCCGAAAGCGCGTCCACCGATAAGCTGGAAGTCGCGTTCCGCCCCGCTGGCGTTGGCGCACTCGTCTGGGTACAAGTGCCAATCCTGGGCGAAGTCAAGCTGACACCCGCAGGCAACATCGCCACCTTTGACGCTTACGCCGATGACGCAGACGGCGCGTTCCAGTACGCCGCAAAGACAGGTGTGGCCTGGACAATCAGCTTCACGACGGCGGCCACTGAAAAGAATGCCACCGTCAACACCCTCATCGAGACCGCCCTGAAGTCGGGCAGCGGCGCGAACATTGGCGCACGCATTACCCGCGCCTCTGGGGCCAAGTACAGCGGCGAAGTGGTGCTGTCTGAGCCTGATCCCATGAGCGGCGCACGGGCGATTGCCAACACCGCGTTCAAGGGCACGGGCACGGGCAAACTGCATTACGACGCCCCCGCCGCCTAA